One stretch of Streptomyces sp. NBC_01363 DNA includes these proteins:
- a CDS encoding Zn-dependent alcohol dehydrogenase has protein sequence MVRAAVLPAVGAPLEITDIELPEPGPGRVRVALAAAGVCHSDLSLSDGTMRVPVPAVLGHEGAGTVVAVGEGVGHVAPGDGVVLNWAPSCGSCHACALGEVWLCANALNGAGAVHARRADDGGELHPGLNVAAFAEETVVPAGCVLPVPGGIPLTDAALLGCAVLTGYGAVHHSARLREGETVAVFGAGGVGLAALQAARIAGASRIVAVDVSPQKEELARRAGATDYVVASENTAREIRALTGKQGVDAAIECVGRAVTIRTAWESTRRGGRTTVVGIGGKDQQVTFNALELFHWGRTLSGCVYGNSDPARDLPVLAGHVREGRLDLGALVTERIALDGIPAAFDNMIAGKGGRALVVF, from the coding sequence GTGGTCCGCGCCGCCGTACTGCCCGCCGTCGGAGCTCCCCTGGAGATCACCGACATCGAACTCCCGGAGCCCGGCCCCGGCCGGGTGAGGGTCGCCCTCGCCGCCGCCGGCGTCTGCCACTCCGACCTCTCGCTGTCCGACGGCACCATGCGGGTGCCCGTCCCCGCCGTCCTCGGCCATGAGGGCGCGGGCACCGTCGTCGCGGTCGGCGAGGGCGTCGGCCATGTGGCGCCGGGCGACGGCGTCGTGCTCAACTGGGCTCCCTCCTGCGGCAGTTGCCACGCCTGCGCGCTGGGCGAGGTCTGGCTGTGCGCGAACGCCCTGAACGGTGCGGGCGCCGTCCACGCCCGGCGCGCGGACGACGGCGGCGAACTGCACCCCGGTCTCAACGTCGCCGCGTTCGCCGAGGAGACGGTGGTCCCCGCAGGCTGCGTCCTGCCCGTTCCGGGCGGCATCCCGCTCACCGACGCCGCACTCCTGGGCTGTGCGGTCCTCACCGGATACGGCGCCGTGCACCACTCGGCGCGGCTGCGCGAGGGCGAGACGGTGGCCGTGTTCGGCGCCGGGGGAGTGGGCCTGGCCGCGCTCCAGGCCGCCCGCATCGCCGGCGCCTCGCGCATCGTCGCGGTCGACGTCTCCCCGCAGAAGGAGGAACTGGCCCGCCGGGCGGGCGCCACCGACTACGTGGTCGCCTCGGAGAACACCGCCCGTGAGATCCGGGCCCTCACGGGCAAGCAGGGGGTGGACGCCGCCATCGAGTGCGTGGGCCGCGCCGTCACCATCCGCACCGCCTGGGAGTCGACCCGCCGCGGCGGGCGGACCACGGTCGTCGGCATCGGCGGCAAGGACCAGCAGGTCACCTTCAACGCCCTGGAGCTCTTCCACTGGGGGCGCACCCTCTCCGGCTGCGTCTACGGCAACTCCGACCCGGCGCGGGACCTGCCCGTGCTGGCCGGACATGTCCGGGAGGGGCGGCTCGACCTGGGTGCCCTGGTGACCGAGCGCATCGCCCTCGACGGCATCCCGGCGGCGTTCGACAACATGATCGCCGGCAAGGGCGGGCGCGCCCTGGTGGTCTTCTAG
- a CDS encoding DMT family transporter: MTTPTSSPAGPPAPHRDWRAAAAAGTTVLLWASAFVSIRSAGDAYSPGALALGRLLAGSLALGTLLVVRREGLPSRAAWPGIIWSGLLWFGLYMVVLNWGEQQVDAGTAAMVVNIGPLLMALLGARVLGEVLPRRLLAGMAVSFAGAAVVGLSMSGDGGASVLGVLLCLLAAVAYATGVVRQKPALRHGSALQITTFGCLVGTVACLPFSGALISDAADAPLSATLNMVYLGLFPTALAFTTWAYALARTTAGRMGATTYAVPALVVLMSWLLLDEVPAPLTVGGGLLCLAGVAVSRTRPRTGATRRNPAREPDRTAVDDAERRAAHGETPGRLQERPGSLPDGS, encoded by the coding sequence ATGACGACCCCGACCTCCTCCCCCGCCGGTCCGCCCGCTCCGCACCGCGACTGGCGGGCCGCCGCCGCAGCCGGTACCACCGTGCTGCTGTGGGCCTCCGCCTTCGTCTCCATCCGCAGCGCCGGCGACGCCTACTCCCCCGGTGCGCTCGCCCTCGGCCGGCTGCTCGCGGGTTCCCTGGCGCTCGGCACGCTTCTGGTGGTGCGGCGCGAGGGGCTGCCTTCGCGGGCCGCCTGGCCGGGGATCATCTGGTCCGGGCTGCTCTGGTTCGGCCTGTACATGGTGGTGCTGAACTGGGGTGAGCAGCAGGTCGACGCGGGCACGGCCGCGATGGTGGTGAACATCGGCCCCCTGCTGATGGCGCTGCTCGGGGCCCGGGTGCTGGGCGAGGTGCTGCCCCGCAGGCTGCTGGCGGGCATGGCCGTGTCGTTCGCGGGCGCCGCGGTGGTGGGGCTCTCGATGTCCGGTGACGGCGGCGCGTCGGTGCTCGGCGTACTGCTGTGCCTGCTGGCCGCCGTGGCGTACGCGACCGGTGTGGTGCGCCAGAAGCCCGCCCTGCGGCACGGCTCCGCGCTGCAGATCACCACCTTCGGCTGCCTGGTCGGCACCGTCGCCTGCCTGCCGTTCTCGGGTGCGCTGATCTCCGACGCCGCCGACGCACCGCTGTCCGCCACCCTGAACATGGTCTATCTGGGCCTCTTCCCGACCGCGCTGGCCTTCACCACCTGGGCCTACGCGCTCGCCAGGACCACGGCGGGACGGATGGGCGCCACCACGTACGCGGTCCCGGCGCTGGTGGTACTGATGTCCTGGCTGCTGCTGGACGAGGTGCCCGCGCCGCTCACCGTCGGCGGGGGGCTGCTCTGCCTGGCCGGGGTGGCGGTCTCCCGGACGCGTCCGCGGACCGGCGCGACGCGGCGGAATCCGGCCCGTGAGCCGGACCGGACGGCCGTGGACGACGCGGAACGTCGCGCTGCTCACGGCGAAACCCCCGGCCGCCTCCAGGAGCGGCCGGGGTCGCTTCCGGACGGGTCCTAG
- a CDS encoding helix-turn-helix transcriptional regulator: MAHPDPAAPRLAALAALLADETRAAFCLALLDGRAWTAGELARYASVAPSTASEHLGKLVAGGLLAEERQGRHRYLRLADERTAHLVEDLAAQVVPGAVPERPRTLSAVNAGSAMARGRTCYDHLAGRIGIAITDAMTVRGLLEQDTGFALTDAGLRWFGERGIGLETGSRRPLVRSCLDWTERRPHLAGVAGAALCRHALDTGWCVRIGSGRAVKATPDGERALYEHLGIEPATIR, translated from the coding sequence ATGGCACACCCCGACCCGGCCGCGCCCCGGCTCGCCGCCCTGGCCGCCCTCCTCGCCGACGAGACCCGCGCGGCCTTCTGCCTGGCCCTGCTCGACGGCCGCGCCTGGACCGCCGGAGAGCTGGCCAGATACGCCTCCGTGGCACCGTCGACCGCCAGCGAACACCTCGGCAAGCTCGTCGCGGGCGGGCTGCTGGCCGAGGAGCGGCAGGGCCGCCACCGCTATCTGCGGCTGGCCGACGAACGGACCGCGCATCTCGTCGAGGACCTGGCGGCCCAGGTCGTCCCCGGCGCCGTGCCGGAGCGGCCGCGCACCCTGAGCGCGGTGAACGCGGGCAGCGCGATGGCCCGCGGCCGGACCTGCTACGACCATCTCGCGGGGCGGATCGGCATCGCGATCACCGACGCCATGACCGTACGGGGACTGCTGGAGCAGGACACCGGCTTCGCGCTCACCGATGCGGGCCTGCGCTGGTTCGGCGAGCGGGGCATCGGCCTGGAGACCGGTTCGCGGCGTCCTCTCGTACGGAGCTGTCTGGACTGGACGGAGCGCAGGCCGCACCTGGCCGGGGTCGCGGGCGCCGCGCTGTGCCGCCACGCGCTGGACACCGGGTGGTGCGTACGGATCGGGTCAGGACGTGCGGTGAAGGCCACCCCGGACGGGGAGCGTGCGCTGTATGAACACCTCGGCATCGAGCCGGCAACAATTCGGTAG
- a CDS encoding TetR/AcrR family transcriptional regulator, with product MARPRKPLLSRDRIVEAASALVDSEGLDAVSTRRLAAGLGVSGPSLYNHFRNKDEILDAVADAVSAQVDLSMFDESDPRDWRTALHDWAVSYRAALTEHPHIVPVLAQGPGRRPAGLRVADAVFGAMVRAGWPPAQATYIGALMRYFITGSALGSFARGFVDDETAYDPADYPHLGQAHLLAERRQKVDEGAFETGLRALVDGLSVQYELLAPAGTVRPAPKRS from the coding sequence ATGGCCCGACCGCGCAAGCCCCTCCTGAGCAGAGACCGCATCGTCGAGGCGGCGAGCGCACTCGTGGACTCCGAGGGGCTCGACGCCGTGTCCACCCGTCGGCTCGCGGCCGGACTCGGGGTCAGCGGACCCTCGCTCTACAACCACTTCCGCAACAAGGACGAGATCCTGGACGCGGTCGCGGACGCCGTGTCCGCACAGGTCGATCTGTCGATGTTCGACGAGTCGGACCCCCGCGACTGGCGCACCGCCCTGCACGACTGGGCCGTCTCCTATCGTGCGGCGCTCACCGAGCACCCGCACATCGTTCCGGTGCTCGCCCAGGGGCCGGGCCGCCGGCCGGCCGGTCTCCGGGTCGCCGACGCGGTGTTCGGCGCGATGGTCAGGGCCGGCTGGCCGCCCGCCCAGGCGACGTACATCGGGGCCCTGATGCGGTACTTCATCACCGGTTCGGCACTGGGCTCCTTCGCCCGCGGCTTCGTCGACGACGAGACGGCGTACGACCCCGCCGACTACCCGCACCTCGGCCAGGCCCATCTGCTGGCCGAGCGCCGCCAGAAGGTCGACGAGGGGGCCTTCGAGACCGGGCTGCGGGCCCTGGTCGACGGCCTCTCGGTCCAGTACGAGCTGCTGGCGCCGGCCGGAACGGTTCGGCCCGCACCGAAGCGTTCCTGA
- a CDS encoding acyl-CoA dehydrogenase family protein translates to MNLELSEEQEAVRQLAKDFVAREIAPHVVEWDRAENVDKSIVKKLGSVGFLGLTVPEEYGGSGGDHLAYCLVTEELGRGDSSVRGIVSVSLGLVTKTIAAWGDEEQKRHWLPRLAAGEAIGCFGLTEPGTGSDAGNLTTRAVRDGDYYVINGSKMFITNGTWADVVLLFARTDDTPGHRGISAFLVPTDTPGLGRRTIHGKLGLRGQATAEVILEGVRVPASALLGPEGKGFSIAMSALAKGRMSVAAGCVGIAQAALDAAVGYAGEREQFGKSIASHQLVQELISDISVDVDAARLLTWRVADLVDRGEDFATAASKAKLFASEAAVRAANNALQVFGGYGYIDEYPVGKLLRDARVMTLYEGTSQIQKLIIGRALTGVSAF, encoded by the coding sequence ATGAACCTGGAGCTCAGCGAGGAGCAGGAAGCCGTCCGGCAGCTCGCCAAGGACTTCGTCGCCCGTGAGATCGCCCCGCACGTCGTGGAGTGGGACCGGGCCGAGAACGTCGACAAGTCGATCGTGAAGAAGCTGGGTTCCGTCGGCTTCCTCGGGCTGACCGTCCCCGAGGAGTACGGCGGCTCGGGCGGCGACCACCTCGCGTACTGCCTGGTCACCGAGGAGCTGGGTCGTGGCGACTCCTCGGTCCGCGGCATCGTCTCCGTCTCCCTCGGGCTCGTCACCAAGACCATCGCCGCCTGGGGCGACGAGGAGCAGAAGCGGCACTGGCTGCCGAGGCTCGCCGCGGGCGAGGCGATCGGCTGCTTCGGCCTCACGGAGCCCGGCACCGGCTCGGACGCCGGAAACCTGACGACGAGGGCCGTCCGGGACGGTGACTACTACGTCATCAACGGCAGCAAGATGTTCATCACCAACGGCACCTGGGCCGACGTGGTGCTGCTCTTCGCCCGCACCGACGACACCCCCGGCCACAGGGGCATATCCGCCTTCCTGGTCCCCACCGACACCCCCGGCCTCGGTCGCCGCACCATCCACGGCAAGCTCGGCCTGCGCGGCCAGGCCACCGCCGAGGTGATCCTGGAGGGCGTCCGGGTGCCCGCGTCGGCGCTCCTGGGCCCGGAGGGCAAGGGCTTCTCCATCGCCATGTCCGCCCTTGCCAAGGGGCGGATGTCGGTCGCGGCCGGCTGTGTCGGCATCGCGCAGGCCGCCCTCGACGCCGCCGTGGGCTACGCGGGCGAGCGCGAGCAGTTCGGCAAGTCCATCGCGAGCCACCAGCTCGTCCAGGAGCTCATCAGCGACATCTCCGTGGACGTCGACGCGGCCCGGCTGCTGACCTGGCGGGTGGCGGACCTCGTCGACCGCGGCGAGGACTTCGCCACCGCCGCCTCCAAGGCGAAGCTCTTCGCCTCCGAGGCCGCCGTCCGCGCCGCCAACAACGCGCTCCAGGTCTTCGGCGGCTACGGCTACATCGACGAGTACCCGGTCGGCAAACTGCTGCGCGACGCCCGGGTGATGACGCTGTACGAGGGCACCAGTCAGATCCAGAAACTGATCATCGGCCGCGCGCTGACGGGGGTCTCCGCCTTCTGA
- a CDS encoding YiaA/YiaB family inner membrane protein — MSETATVKQQGTAAFYGQAVASFGVAIGAVALGIYFLDADAWVRGFLAIGVLYLVTSCFTLAKVIRDRQEAGRIVSRVDQARLEKILAEHDPFQKL, encoded by the coding sequence ATGAGTGAGACAGCAACGGTCAAGCAGCAGGGCACCGCGGCCTTCTACGGCCAGGCCGTCGCCTCCTTCGGGGTGGCGATCGGTGCGGTGGCTCTCGGTATCTACTTCCTCGACGCCGACGCCTGGGTCCGCGGATTCCTCGCGATCGGCGTCCTCTATCTCGTCACCTCCTGCTTCACCCTGGCCAAGGTCATCCGCGACCGCCAGGAGGCGGGACGGATCGTCAGCCGGGTCGACCAGGCCCGGCTGGAGAAGATCCTCGCCGAGCACGACCCCTTCCAGAAGCTCTGA
- a CDS encoding TetR/AcrR family transcriptional regulator, with product MSTAEETDGDSAPWAEVTPEAARRLLVAAVDAFAERGYHATTTRDIAGRAGMSPAALYIHYKTKEELLHRISRIGHDRALFVLEAAADGGGTAAERLAEAVRCFVRWHAERHTTARVVQYELDALGEEHRAEIVELRRRSDAVVRRIISEGVRAGEFDVPDVPGTTLAVLSLCIDVARWFNAQGSRTPDEVGELYADLVLRMVAAERRK from the coding sequence ATGAGCACGGCGGAGGAGACCGACGGCGACAGCGCGCCGTGGGCCGAGGTGACGCCCGAGGCGGCCAGGCGGCTGCTCGTCGCCGCCGTCGACGCCTTCGCCGAGCGCGGGTACCACGCCACCACCACCCGCGACATCGCGGGCCGGGCGGGGATGAGCCCCGCCGCGCTCTACATCCACTACAAGACGAAGGAAGAGCTGCTCCACCGGATCAGCAGGATCGGCCACGACCGTGCCCTGTTCGTCCTGGAGGCGGCCGCCGACGGCGGAGGTACGGCGGCCGAGCGGCTGGCCGAGGCCGTACGGTGCTTCGTCCGCTGGCACGCCGAGCGGCACACCACCGCCCGCGTGGTCCAGTACGAACTCGACGCCCTCGGCGAGGAGCACCGCGCCGAGATCGTCGAGCTGCGCCGCAGGAGCGACGCGGTGGTGCGCCGGATCATCAGCGAGGGCGTGCGGGCGGGGGAGTTCGACGTCCCCGACGTCCCGGGCACCACGCTCGCGGTGCTCTCGCTCTGCATCGACGTGGCGCGCTGGTTCAACGCGCAGGGCAGCCGGACGCCGGACGAGGTCGGCGAGCTCTACGCCGACCTCGTGCTGCGCATGGTCGCGGCGGAACGTCGGAAGTAG
- a CDS encoding MaoC family dehydratase, whose product MTEPRIFTSAQELRDGVGEQLGHSDWLEVDQKRIDLFAEATGDHQWIHVDPERAATGPFGTTIAHGYLTLSLLPALVPQIMRVEGMKMGINYGTNKVRFPSTVPVGSRLRASAVLRSVEEAGGGVQVTAVVTVEREGGDKPVCVAESVSRYYF is encoded by the coding sequence ATGACAGAGCCGAGGATCTTCACGTCCGCGCAGGAGCTGCGCGACGGGGTGGGCGAGCAACTGGGGCACAGCGACTGGCTGGAGGTGGACCAGAAGCGGATCGACCTCTTCGCCGAGGCCACCGGCGACCACCAGTGGATCCATGTGGACCCGGAGCGGGCCGCCACCGGGCCGTTCGGCACGACGATCGCGCACGGCTATCTCACGCTCTCGCTGCTGCCGGCACTCGTACCGCAGATCATGCGGGTCGAGGGCATGAAGATGGGCATCAACTACGGGACGAACAAGGTCCGTTTCCCGTCCACCGTGCCCGTGGGCTCACGGCTGCGCGCCTCGGCCGTCCTGAGGAGCGTCGAGGAGGCCGGGGGCGGGGTGCAGGTCACCGCCGTCGTCACGGTCGAGCGCGAGGGTGGCGACAAGCCGGTGTGCGTGGCCGAGTCGGTGTCGCGCTACTACTTCTGA
- the soxR gene encoding redox-sensitive transcriptional activator SoxR, producing MPQIPQTLHELTVGQLSARSGAAVSALHFYEAKGLISSRRTSGNQRRYGRDALRRVAFVRAAQRVGIPLATIRDALAELPEERTPNREDWARLSAAWRSELDDRIEQLGRLRDHLTDCIGCGCLSLENCVLSNPNDVSGQRISGSRLMPERPPAERPPAERP from the coding sequence GTGCCCCAGATCCCACAGACACTCCATGAACTCACGGTCGGACAGCTCTCCGCGCGCAGCGGCGCGGCGGTTTCGGCCCTGCACTTCTACGAGGCCAAGGGCCTGATCAGCAGCCGCCGCACCAGCGGCAACCAGCGCCGCTACGGCAGGGACGCGCTGCGCCGGGTCGCGTTCGTCCGTGCGGCGCAGCGGGTCGGCATCCCGCTCGCCACCATCCGGGACGCCCTCGCCGAACTTCCCGAGGAGCGCACCCCGAACCGCGAGGACTGGGCGCGGCTCTCCGCGGCCTGGCGCTCCGAACTGGACGACCGCATCGAGCAGTTGGGGCGGCTGCGGGACCATCTCACCGACTGCATCGGCTGCGGCTGTCTGTCCTTGGAGAACTGCGTGCTCTCCAACCCGAACGATGTCTCCGGTCAGAGGATCAGCGGCTCGCGTCTGATGCCGGAGCGTCCGCCGGCCGAGCGTCCGCCGGCCGAGCGCCCGTAG
- a CDS encoding penicillin acylase family protein, whose translation MPPRTVKFRAATVAAVLALGTTLLAASPQAGAAAAEPAPVTDYCQGQCDDILPPGENGNATLVDILGNKAFGTHPAHSDDQLDRYNGLVAGQSGLTDQKLTDFFNDASFGVSKDQVESVTSPRDDVTITRDKASGVPHIKGTTRYGTEFGAGFAAGQDRLWLMDLFRHIGRGELTSFAGGALANQGLEQQFWPQAPYTEADLEAQVEYIRTHEGARGEQAMADAQAYVDGINAYREKSKNGRYFPGEYVLTGKIDAITNVGEIQPFKLTDLISVASVVGGQFGGGGGGEVQAALSLLAAQQKYGVAEGTKVWESFRQREDPEAVLTIHDGTSFPYARKPAKARGTALPDAGSVTADPLIYDRTGSAGTDRKAPVKAPATLKKAQGIYDDGVIPEGSLPGSGSGAQKRGMSNALLVSGKHTASGNPIAVFGPQTGYFAPQLMMLQELQGPGISARGVSFAGVGMYIQMGRGQDYAWSATSAGQDITDTYAVDLCEPNGSTPTKDSTHYLYRGTCTAMETLERTNSWNPTVADSTAKGSYRMQVRRTNYGIVTHRATVGGKPVAYTSLRSTYRHEADSIIGFQMLNDPSYVKDAASFQQAASHIDYAFNWFYADSRTAAYYNSGMNPVRAAGVDPALPVRAERAYEWQGYEPAANTAAYTPFAEHPHSSGQGYYISWNNKQAKGYAAAGFGLSAVHRGDLLDDRVSELVEEGGVTRASLTRAMAQAAVTDLRGEQLLPELLKVIRSRPVTDPELNGAVQQLESWRAAGSQRRESSPGSHAYTHADAVRIMDAWWPKLVEAEFRPGLGGGLYGALTANLATDESPAASHGPSGAHSGSAFQYGWWGFVDKDLRQVLGQQVKGPLARTYCGNGDPDSCRDALLASLKQAAARPATEVYPGDDSCKAGEQWCSDSIVHRPLGGIAQKSIHWQNRPTYQQVVEFPAHR comes from the coding sequence ATGCCCCCACGCACCGTCAAGTTCAGAGCCGCCACCGTCGCGGCGGTTCTCGCCCTCGGCACCACCCTGCTGGCGGCCTCGCCGCAGGCCGGCGCCGCGGCAGCGGAACCCGCCCCCGTCACCGACTACTGCCAGGGGCAGTGCGACGACATCCTGCCGCCCGGCGAGAACGGCAACGCCACCCTCGTCGACATCCTCGGCAACAAGGCGTTCGGTACGCACCCCGCGCACAGCGACGACCAACTCGACCGCTACAACGGCCTGGTGGCCGGACAGTCGGGTCTCACCGACCAGAAGCTGACCGACTTCTTCAACGATGCCTCCTTCGGCGTGTCCAAGGACCAGGTCGAGTCCGTCACCTCGCCGCGCGACGACGTCACCATCACCCGTGACAAGGCGTCCGGTGTCCCGCACATCAAGGGCACCACCCGGTACGGCACCGAGTTCGGCGCCGGATTCGCCGCCGGGCAGGACCGGCTCTGGCTGATGGACCTCTTCCGGCACATCGGACGCGGCGAACTGACCTCGTTCGCCGGCGGCGCCCTCGCCAACCAGGGCCTGGAGCAGCAGTTCTGGCCGCAGGCCCCGTACACCGAGGCAGATCTCGAAGCCCAGGTCGAGTACATCAGGACCCATGAGGGCGCCCGCGGCGAACAGGCCATGGCGGATGCCCAGGCGTACGTCGACGGCATCAACGCCTACCGCGAGAAGTCCAAGAACGGCCGCTACTTCCCGGGCGAGTACGTCCTCACCGGCAAGATCGACGCCATCACCAATGTCGGCGAGATCCAGCCGTTCAAGCTGACCGACCTGATCTCCGTCGCCTCGGTCGTCGGCGGCCAGTTCGGCGGCGGCGGTGGCGGCGAGGTGCAGGCGGCGCTCTCGCTGCTGGCCGCCCAGCAGAAGTACGGCGTCGCCGAAGGTACCAAGGTCTGGGAGTCGTTCCGCCAGCGCGAGGACCCCGAGGCCGTGCTGACGATCCATGACGGCACCTCGTTCCCGTACGCGCGCAAGCCCGCCAAGGCGCGCGGCACCGCGCTGCCCGACGCCGGGTCCGTCACCGCCGACCCCCTCATATACGACCGGACCGGCTCCGCGGGCACCGACAGGAAGGCCCCGGTCAAGGCCCCGGCCACGCTCAAGAAGGCCCAGGGCATCTACGACGACGGCGTGATCCCCGAGGGCTCGCTGCCCGGCTCCGGCTCCGGCGCCCAGAAGCGCGGCATGTCCAACGCCCTGCTGGTCTCCGGCAAGCACACCGCGAGCGGAAACCCCATCGCCGTGTTCGGACCGCAGACCGGCTACTTCGCCCCGCAGCTGATGATGCTCCAGGAACTCCAGGGGCCGGGCATCAGCGCCCGCGGCGTCTCCTTCGCCGGCGTCGGCATGTACATCCAGATGGGCCGCGGCCAGGACTACGCCTGGAGCGCCACCTCGGCAGGCCAGGACATCACCGACACCTACGCCGTCGACCTGTGCGAGCCCAACGGCTCCACACCGACCAAGGACTCCACGCACTACCTCTACCGCGGCACCTGCACCGCCATGGAGACGCTGGAGCGCACCAACTCCTGGAACCCGACCGTCGCCGACTCCACGGCGAAGGGCTCCTACCGGATGCAGGTGCGGCGCACGAACTACGGCATCGTCACCCACCGCGCCACCGTGGGCGGCAAGCCCGTCGCGTACACCTCGCTGCGCTCCACCTACCGCCACGAGGCCGATTCGATCATCGGCTTCCAGATGCTCAACGATCCGTCGTACGTCAAGGACGCCGCCTCCTTCCAGCAGGCGGCGAGCCATATCGACTACGCCTTCAACTGGTTCTACGCCGACTCCCGCACCGCCGCCTACTACAACAGCGGCATGAACCCGGTGCGTGCGGCGGGCGTCGACCCGGCGCTGCCGGTGCGGGCCGAGCGGGCCTACGAGTGGCAGGGGTACGAGCCGGCCGCCAACACCGCCGCGTACACCCCGTTCGCCGAGCACCCGCACTCCAGCGGGCAGGGCTACTACATCTCCTGGAACAACAAGCAGGCCAAGGGGTACGCCGCCGCGGGCTTCGGCCTCAGCGCCGTGCACCGGGGCGATCTGCTGGACGACCGGGTGTCGGAGCTGGTCGAGGAGGGCGGGGTCACCCGCGCGTCCCTCACCCGGGCCATGGCCCAGGCCGCGGTCACCGATCTGCGCGGCGAGCAGCTGCTGCCCGAACTGCTGAAGGTGATCCGCTCCCGGCCGGTGACCGATCCCGAACTGAACGGTGCCGTCCAGCAGTTGGAGTCCTGGCGGGCGGCGGGGTCGCAGCGCAGGGAGAGCAGCCCCGGTTCGCACGCGTACACCCATGCCGACGCGGTGCGGATCATGGACGCGTGGTGGCCGAAGCTGGTCGAGGCCGAGTTCAGGCCGGGGCTCGGCGGCGGCCTGTACGGAGCGCTGACCGCCAACCTCGCCACCGACGAATCCCCGGCGGCGAGCCACGGGCCGAGCGGGGCGCACAGCGGATCCGCGTTCCAGTACGGCTGGTGGGGCTTCGTGGACAAGGACCTGCGCCAGGTCCTGGGGCAGCAGGTCAAGGGGCCGCTGGCCAGGACGTACTGCGGCAACGGCGATCCGGACAGCTGCCGTGACGCACTGCTCGCGTCCCTGAAGCAGGCCGCGGCCCGGCCCGCGACGGAGGTCTATCCGGGGGACGACAGCTGCAAGGCGGGCGAGCAGTGGTGCTCCGACTCGATCGTCCACCGGCCGCTCGGCGGGATCGCCCAGAAGTCCATCCACTGGCAGAACCGCCCGACGTACCAGCAGGTGGTGGAGTTCCCCGCCCACCGGTAG
- a CDS encoding DUF1343 domain-containing protein, translating into MSLSRRGLLAAGGAVGALAATAAGAGAASAAPAPGKGHGRVRTGFDRLAADGYALLKGQKVGVVTNPTGITSDVRHIVDVMHPDERVDLIAVFGPEHGFRGTAQAGGSEGRYDDPATGLPVYDTYLKSGQPLADVFTASGVDTVVFDIQDAGARFYTYIWTLYDCMEAAALAGKRFVVLDRPNPVTGRAALGPVLDPAFGTFVGRREIAQAHGMTVTELALLFNARFLAERPVDLRIVKMSGWKRSDFFDATGLPWVPPSPNMPTPDTALVYSGTCLFEGTNLSEGRGTTRPFELLGAEGIDHRWAAAANALDLPGVAFREAYFAPTFSKFQGKTVGGVQLHVQDREIFDPVRTGIALLVTAKRTWSGFAWRSDNWIDKLTGNTRVRTMIDAGADTDEVVGAWAEDLAAFRAVRKRYLQYR; encoded by the coding sequence ATGAGCCTGTCCAGACGTGGTTTGCTGGCCGCCGGCGGTGCGGTGGGAGCCCTCGCGGCGACGGCCGCCGGGGCCGGGGCCGCGAGCGCCGCACCCGCTCCGGGCAAGGGGCACGGCCGGGTCCGCACCGGCTTCGACCGGCTGGCGGCGGACGGCTACGCGCTGCTGAAGGGCCAGAAGGTCGGCGTCGTCACCAACCCGACCGGGATCACCTCCGACGTGCGCCACATCGTCGATGTGATGCACCCGGACGAGCGGGTGGACCTGATCGCCGTCTTCGGACCCGAGCACGGCTTCCGCGGCACCGCGCAGGCGGGCGGTTCGGAGGGGCGGTACGACGACCCGGCGACCGGACTCCCGGTCTACGACACGTACTTGAAGAGCGGGCAGCCGCTCGCCGATGTCTTCACGGCGTCCGGCGTGGACACGGTCGTCTTCGACATCCAGGACGCCGGCGCCCGCTTCTACACGTACATCTGGACGCTGTACGACTGCATGGAGGCGGCGGCCCTCGCGGGGAAGCGGTTCGTCGTCCTGGACCGGCCGAACCCGGTGACCGGGCGGGCGGCGCTCGGCCCGGTGCTCGACCCGGCGTTCGGCACGTTCGTGGGTCGCCGGGAGATCGCGCAGGCGCACGGCATGACGGTCACCGAGCTGGCGCTGCTCTTCAACGCCCGGTTCCTGGCCGAGCGGCCGGTGGACCTGCGCATCGTGAAGATGTCCGGGTGGAAGCGCTCGGACTTCTTCGACGCGACCGGGCTGCCGTGGGTACCGCCGAGCCCCAACATGCCGACGCCCGACACGGCACTGGTCTACTCCGGGACCTGCCTGTTCGAGGGCACGAACCTCTCCGAGGGGCGCGGCACGACCCGGCCGTTCGAACTGCTCGGCGCGGAGGGCATCGACCACCGGTGGGCGGCGGCGGCGAACGCGCTTGACCTGCCCGGGGTCGCGTTCCGCGAGGCGTACTTCGCGCCGACGTTCTCCAAGTTCCAGGGGAAGACGGTCGGCGGTGTGCAACTGCACGTCCAGGACCGCGAGATCTTCGATCCGGTGCGCACGGGCATCGCGCTGCTGGTGACGGCGAAGCGGACCTGGAGCGGCTTCGCCTGGCGCTCGGACAACTGGATCGACAAGCTCACCGGCAACACCCGGGTCCGCACCATGATCGACGCGGGGGCGGACACGGATGAGGTGGTGGGGGCGTGGGCGGAGGATCTCGCCGCGTTCCGGGCCGTACGGAAGCGGTATCTCCAGTACCGGTGA